The Brevinematia bacterium DNA window CAATCTTTCAACAAAAATTTAGAATTTGATAATTCCAATTTTCATCAGGTGAGCAGATAAGATTTAACTTTTTGCTTACTTACCTTGGTTTTAATAGCACCCATCAATTGCAAAATTTCACTCCAGCAAAAATTCCTGAGGGCTTATCAAGAAAGGTATTTACTCAGTCCCGACAGGACTGCGAGAATAGTAAAAAGAAAAACTGTATAGAATTTGGAATTTATTGGTTCGTTTACTTACTTTACTCCATCAAAACAGATCATACAAAATCTTCTTTTGTTTTGTGGAGGAAAAAACATGTTTAAAGATAAAACCGAAGCTTTGAAGTTTATCAAGGAACAAAATGTTGAGATAGTTGACCTTAGGTTTATGGATTTTCCGGGTTTATGGCAACATTTTTCAGTACCCGCTAGTGCTGTTGACGAAGAAATATTTGACCGTGGGTTAGGATTTGACGGTTCTTCTATAAGGGGATGGCAGAGTATCAACGAAAGTGATATGATTCTCACCCCAGATCCGACTACTGCATTCCTAGACCCATTTATGCAACATAAAACCTTAGTATTTATATGCGATATCAAAGATCCCATAACCGGCAAAGATTACACAAGAGATCCCCGACACATAGCTAAAAAAGCCGAAGCTTTCTTGAAATCAACTGGCATTGGAGACCAGGCATACTTTGGACCTGAGCTTGAATTTTTCATATTTGACAAAGCATACTTTGATCAAAACTCCCACAGTGGATACTACTTCATTGACTCGGACGAAGCAATATGGAACAGTGGTACAGAAAGAAATATTGACGGCACCTTCAACAGGGGATATAAAATAAGACACAAGGAAGGATACTTTCCAGTCCCTCCCCATGACTCTCTGCAAGATATAAGAAGTGAAATGGTAAGCGTAATTGAAGGCTACATGAACATAAGTGTAGAAACGCATCACCACGAAGTTGCTACTGCTGGACAATGCGAAATTGACTTTAAGTTTGATACCTTGACAAAAAGTGCAGACAACTTGCTCAAGGTCAAATATGCAATAAAGAACGTTGCATGGAGAAGAGGTAAAACCGTCACATTTATGCCAAAACCAATATTTGGAGACAATGGAACTGGCATGCACACGCATCAGAGCATATGGAAGGATGGTAAAAACCTCTTTGCTGGCGATAAATACGCAGGCCTATCACAAGAAGCACTCTGGTATATCGGCGGACTCCTAAAACACGCAAAGGCAATTGCAGCATTTACAAACCCATCCACAAACTCATACAAGAGACTTGTCCCAGGATTTGAAGCACCAATAAACCTAGCATACTCTGCAAGAAACAGAAGTGCAGCTGTTAGAATCCCTGTCTACTCAACTTCCCCAAAGTCAAAAAGAATTGAATACAGACCCCCAGATGCAACCGCTAACCCCTATCTCGCCTTCTCAGCTATGCTTATGGCCGGCATTGACGGCATCAGAAACAGAATTGACCCCGGAGAACCAATTGATAAAAACATCTACGACCTACCACCAGAAGAAAAAGCTAAGATACCTCAATATGCATCCTCCCTTGAAGATGCTCTAAAATCGCTTGAAGAGGACCACGAATTTCTCCTACAAGGGGATGTCTTCACAAAAGATGTCATTGAAACTTGGATAGAATACAAATATAACGCAGAAGTAAAAGCAGTAGCACAAAGACCCCACCCATACGAATTCATACTCTATTTTGATGTGTAACAAGAAAACGCAACCCCACACAAAATCTAAAACATAAGAGAAAGCCAATAAGATTCCACCTAAAAACTCTTAACTTCTCAAAATAAAAAATAAGTCAAGTAAGAAAACTCTCAAAGTCTGATCTACTGGGTAAGCAGACAAAATTCCAACCTCTCCTGCTCATTCAGTTTTCAGTTCAGACATCGTTCACCAGTTTGTAACTCTGCACCACAAACTCCTCTTTTTGAGAGAACTCTATGTCCCGAAAGCGCAAGAAAAACAAAAACCATACTACTAAATTTCTGGAACTCATTGAAAGTCTCAGCAGAAACTTGAAAAAAATACCATCTCTCAAATA harbors:
- the glnA gene encoding type I glutamate--ammonia ligase, whose protein sequence is MFKDKTEALKFIKEQNVEIVDLRFMDFPGLWQHFSVPASAVDEEIFDRGLGFDGSSIRGWQSINESDMILTPDPTTAFLDPFMQHKTLVFICDIKDPITGKDYTRDPRHIAKKAEAFLKSTGIGDQAYFGPELEFFIFDKAYFDQNSHSGYYFIDSDEAIWNSGTERNIDGTFNRGYKIRHKEGYFPVPPHDSLQDIRSEMVSVIEGYMNISVETHHHEVATAGQCEIDFKFDTLTKSADNLLKVKYAIKNVAWRRGKTVTFMPKPIFGDNGTGMHTHQSIWKDGKNLFAGDKYAGLSQEALWYIGGLLKHAKAIAAFTNPSTNSYKRLVPGFEAPINLAYSARNRSAAVRIPVYSTSPKSKRIEYRPPDATANPYLAFSAMLMAGIDGIRNRIDPGEPIDKNIYDLPPEEKAKIPQYASSLEDALKSLEEDHEFLLQGDVFTKDVIETWIEYKYNAEVKAVAQRPHPYEFILYFDV